One stretch of Asterias rubens chromosome 8, eAstRub1.3, whole genome shotgun sequence DNA includes these proteins:
- the LOC117293250 gene encoding E3 ubiquitin-protein ligase MYCBP2-like isoform X3, with the protein MELVSWLLAGCAGNLIPAYYRGEARCDQDIGIQGDYDLTELVCGACSDVSRAQMCPKHGTDFLEYKGRYCCSVAVFFCFGRTHFCNACNDDFQRITSIPKPDLPHCPAGKSLLGLDREG; encoded by the exons ATGGAGCTTGTGAGTTGGTTGCTGGCTGGATGTgcaggtaaccttattccg GCTTACTATAGAGGTGAAGCTCGCTGCGATCAAGATATTGGGATACAGGGTGACTATGACCTAACTGAGTTAGTGTGTGGAGCATGCTCAGATGTATCCAGGGCTCAG ATGTGTCCAAAGCATGGGACAGATTTCCTGGAGTACAAAGGCCGCTACTGCTGTTCAGTTGCTGTGTTCTTCTGCTTTGGTCGAACACATTTCTGCAATGCTTGCAACGATGACTTCCAAAGGATCACCAGCATTCCAAAGCCAGATCTTCCTCACTGCCCGGCTGGTAAGAGTTTACTGGGGTTGGATAGGGAAGGATAG
- the LOC117293250 gene encoding E3 ubiquitin-protein ligase MYCBP2-like isoform X1 — MSRFPLRGSGMENAGLPVVMELVSWLLAGCAGNLIPAYYRGEARCDQDIGIQGDYDLTELVCGACSDVSRAQMCPKHGTDFLEYKGRYCCSVAVFFCFGRTHFCNACNDDFQRITSIPKPDLPHCPAGKSLLGLDREG; from the exons ATGTCACGTTTCCCTTTGAGAGGATCGGGGATG gagaatgcagGACTACCGGTGGTGATGGAGCTTGTGAGTTGGTTGCTGGCTGGATGTgcaggtaaccttattccg GCTTACTATAGAGGTGAAGCTCGCTGCGATCAAGATATTGGGATACAGGGTGACTATGACCTAACTGAGTTAGTGTGTGGAGCATGCTCAGATGTATCCAGGGCTCAG ATGTGTCCAAAGCATGGGACAGATTTCCTGGAGTACAAAGGCCGCTACTGCTGTTCAGTTGCTGTGTTCTTCTGCTTTGGTCGAACACATTTCTGCAATGCTTGCAACGATGACTTCCAAAGGATCACCAGCATTCCAAAGCCAGATCTTCCTCACTGCCCGGCTGGTAAGAGTTTACTGGGGTTGGATAGGGAAGGATAG
- the LOC117293250 gene encoding E3 ubiquitin-protein ligase MYCBP2-like isoform X2 yields MSRFPLRGSGMENAGLPVVMELVSWLLAGCAGNLIPAYYRGEARCDQDIGIQGDYDLTELVCGACSDVSRAQMCPKHGTDFLEYKGRYCCSVAVFFCFGRTHFCNACNDDFQRITSIPKPDLPHCPAED; encoded by the exons ATGTCACGTTTCCCTTTGAGAGGATCGGGGATG gagaatgcagGACTACCGGTGGTGATGGAGCTTGTGAGTTGGTTGCTGGCTGGATGTgcaggtaaccttattccg GCTTACTATAGAGGTGAAGCTCGCTGCGATCAAGATATTGGGATACAGGGTGACTATGACCTAACTGAGTTAGTGTGTGGAGCATGCTCAGATGTATCCAGGGCTCAG ATGTGTCCAAAGCATGGGACAGATTTCCTGGAGTACAAAGGCCGCTACTGCTGTTCAGTTGCTGTGTTCTTCTGCTTTGGTCGAACACATTTCTGCAATGCTTGCAACGATGACTTCCAAAGGATCACCAGCATTCCAAAGCCAGATCTTCCTCACTGCCCGGCTG AGGATTGA